The genomic DNA GAGCGGTCCTGAGGCGCTCATGCTCCTGGCCGGGCAGGAATTCGACCTGGTGCTCATGGACCTGGAGATGCCCGGCATGGACGGGCATGAGACCATGCGCCGCATCCGCTGCGGCCAGGGTGCGGACAGGCCCGTGCTCCGTCCTGACGTGCCGGTGCTGGCGGTCACGGCCCATGCCCTGGGCGAGGTGCGGCAGCAATGCGGGGCAGAGGGCATGCACGGAGTGGTGACCAAGCCCGTGAGTTACGGCGATCTCGCGGCGGCCATGCGAGAGCTGCTGGGCAGCGGCCTTGCCGGGGACGCAGAGGGGGTGGCGGTCGATCCGATCCGCGGGACAGGGGGTGCCGCGCCGGGGAGGGTCGGTGACGAGCCGGTTCTCGACCTGGACATGGCCGCCTCGTTGCTGGGGGTGTCCCAGGCCGAGATTCGCCGCCTGCTGCCCAACGCCATGGCCGAGATCGGCCATAAGCTGGGGCTGGCCAAGGGTGGGGTGCGGACCGCAGTCCTGCGCGAGACCGCGCTCCAGGCCCATACCCTCAAGAGTGTGGCTGCCTCCATCGGGGCCGAGCGGACTCGTCGCGCCGCCCTGCGGCTTGAGAATGCGGCCCGCCGCGAGGATTTGGAGCGCAGCCGCGAGCGGGTGGCCGAGCTCACCGCCGAGGTGGCCCGGCTGGAAGCCGCGGTGGCTGCCCTGGGCTAGCCGCAGCCAGGGAGCCGTGGAATTGGCCTTTGAACTATTGTTCACCTTTGTGTACGATCTTGCCAGCGCACAAACACAATCGCGAGGTATCCATGCCTGATCCCTTCTCATTCTATCTGACCGAAGCCAAATCAGGGTGGCTCGAATCGCGCATCGTCCTGGACGGCCAGCACTATGACCTCAGCGCCCACTGCGCCCTGTCCGAGCCGCTCAAGGACCTTTTTCGCTGTCTGTGCGACGCCCACGGCCTGGATGCGCCGCCGGACATGGCCTCAGACTACCGCCACCTGGAGTTCGAGTGGGTGGGCGAGGGGTGGCTCTACTACTGGGAGCTGACCCCCGGCCCGGACCGACGCCTGGACGTGAGCGTGGAGTTCAAGGGCAAGCGCGAAGTGGGCGGGGCCGAATACCCGGTCTGGAAGATCGCGTTTGCCACCGATTGGCCCACCCTGGCCGGGCAGGTGTTCACTCAGGCCTCGGAGCTGTTGTGGATGTACGGCTTTTCTGGCTACTTCGAGCGCTGGACCAAGGACTTTCCGGCGGGGCTGATGATGCGGCTGGGCCATCTGCTGCACGGCGCGGCGTCAGGGACCGAGGATTTCGCCCGCGAGATGGGCTATCTGGCCGAAACCCGGTGAACTTTTCGAACACCACGCGACCCAGGCAGAATCCCGGCATGCCCGCAACCCGTTGTCCAGCACTCCCGTTTCTGCTTTGCGCCCTGCTCCTGGGCCAGCTGCTGTGCTGTCCGCGCGCCCTGGCGGGCGGGGTGCATGTCATGACGGAGCAGTATCCCCCCTTCAGCTATCAGGTGGACGGGGAGGCGCGCGGGTTCTGCGTCGAGCTCGTGCAGCGCATTCTCGAGAGGCTTGGCCTGGGCGAAAGCGACATAGTTTTCTACCCCTGGGCCAGGGCGTACATGAAACTCAAGGAAGAGGACGGACACGTCCTCTTCCCCATGAGCCGCTCGGTGGAGCGCGACGGGCTGTTCCGATTTGTCGGCCCGGTCTTTGACGACACCCTGTATTTCTTCCGCCGCAAGGGCTCGGCTGTGCAGGTGCAGGGTCTGGCCGACGCCCGGCGCGTCGGTGCCATCGGCGTGACCCGCGACGACTTCTATCACCAGTTTCTGGTCGAACACGGCTTTGCCAACCTTGATATCAGCGTCTGCCAGCTCCACGACTTCAGAAAGCTGGCCCAGGGCCGGGTGGACCTCGTGCCCATGGGCGAGAAGGCGATGTCCGGGTTCATGGCCCGGCAACAGGGCCTGGACCCGGCCATGTTCGAGAAGGCGGGCCCGGCCATCTACCGCTCCGAGGTGTTCATCGGCTTTTCCGGCTCCACGCCCGACGAGGTGGTCGAAAGCTGGCAGAAGGCGCTGGACGAACTCAAGGAGGCCGGAGTGTACGGAGCCATCATGAACCGGTATTTTCCCCCGGACACCCAGCCTGAGTAGTCGCCTGTGAAAGGGCATCCCCATCACAACCGTCTGTTTGCGGCAGCGTGTTGACATTCCATTGAATGCTGGTAGGTTGGCATAATGCCCAGCCATTTTTGGTGCGATACCTGGGTGCAAGAGGAGCTGAATGCGGGAGACAGGGAAAACCGTTCCCGGCCAGTGCCGGGCATGGGGTGATGCTGCGGCAGGGGGTGCTGCGCGAGGGTGGTCATTGGCGGGATTTGTTCTTGCCCTGGTTGCCCTGGCCGCTTTGGGTTTCTGTCCCCCTGTCCTGGCTGATGGCGGGGTGCTGCGCGTGTCCTTCAACGACCTGCCCCCGTGGAAAGTGCTCGGTCCCAAGGGCGAACCGACGGGCATCGATGTCGAATTCCTGAACATGCTGGCCGCGCGGATGGGGTTGACCGTGGAGTATGTTCACTATCCCTTCAAGCGGGGTCTCAAGCTGACGGAGAGCGGCGATGTGGACGCCATGATCGGCGTGCTGCGCAGGCCGGAGCGCGAAGCCTATCTGCACTACATCGAACCGGCCTACAAGCACGAGACGAGCAAGGCTTTCTTCGTGCTCAAGGGACGCGAGAACACCATTGCCCGGCACGAGGACCTCTACGGTCTGCGCGTGGGTACGGTCCTGGGCGGGCGCTACTACCCCGGATTTGACGACGACACGCGGATATTCAAGCATCCGGTCACTTCCTATGACCTGAATTTCAGGATGCTCTTGGCTGGGCGGATCGACGCCGTGGTCATGACCGAGACCGCCGGAGTGTATCGCGTGGCCCAGCTCGGGCTGGGCAACACGGTGGTCAAGGCAACGTATGTCCACCGGGACCACCAGGATGTTTACATGGTGCTGTCCAAACGGTCGGTCCATGCTGACCGGCTTGAGGAATTCAGCCGGGTCATGGACGAGCTGGTGCGCGAGGGCGCGCTGGACGCCGTGGCCGCGCGCTTTTTCAAGGAGACGGCCCCGCAATAGGTTTGGCTGTGGAGCCAACCCGGCCCGGAGTCCGTCAGCCTCCCAGCAGTGCGAGTACGCGGGTCAGGGCCGCGTCCACGATGTCGGTTTCAGGCAGCGCGAGGACCGAGGCGTCGGTCATCTGCCGTCTGACAAGGCCGGGCAGGGGCGGCATGAGGATCGACCGCTCGGGCAGTCCGGGCAGGTCGGGCACCTCGCCCCCGGCGTGGCGGTTGACCACCAGCACCTGATTGTTCAGGCCCAGGTCGCGGGCCATGCGTCCCACCTCGGCCCCGGTCAGCAGGCTGCGCATGCTCGGCTCGCTGACCACCACCAGCCCGTCCACATGGGCCACGGTGCCACGGCCCAGATGCTCCACCCCGGCTTCGAGGTCCACCAGCACCCATTCGTCGCGGTCCATGACCAGATGGGCCAGCACCGCCTTGAGCAGGGCGTTGGCGTCGCATGCGCAGCCGCCGCCCGCGTTGGTCACCGCGCCCATGACCAGGAGCCGCTTGCGTCCCGCGGCCACGCCGGGCAGGGGCGCGCCGCCCAGGGGCACGTCCACGGCCAGGGTCTCGGGCAGGTCGCCCACGTCCGGGTTGAGGTCAAGAAACCCGCCCGCGTGGATGCGTTCGCGCACGAGATCGGCCCGGCGCACCAGCGGCTCGGGCAACGCCCCGGCGGGCAGGCCCGACGCCTGCCCCAGCGACAGGGCGGTGTCGGCATCGATCATCCAGACGTTGTGGCCGCTGCGGGCCAGCAGGTCGGCCATCCAGGCGGCCAGCGAGGTCTTGCCCACCCCGCCCTTGCCCGCAAAGGCGATCTTCATGCGCGCTCCTGTGTCCTTATCGAGGTTCAGCCAGCATGGCGGCGGGGGGGGCGCACGGGGTTTTCCCGCCGCCGCCCCTCCCGCCGTCGTCCGAAGTCATGCCTATTCGCTCAGCCCCAGCCCCTTGCGCTTGGCCCTGATGCGGATGTCAAAGAGTTCCGCTGCCTTGACCGGGTCGGGCTCGATGACAAAGCACGCACCCACCAGATCCTCCAGGCCGGAAACGGCCAGGTTGGTGACCGTCTCGGAGCCGAGGATGTTGGGCGGATGGCCCAGGTGGGTGTAGATGCCGCTGGCCACGGCGTAGAGCCCGATGGCCGCCGCCTTTTCCGAATACCACTCGGGCGAGGACGCGCCCACGGGCAGGTCCGAGATGTCCACGCCCAGCCCGTTGGCCAGGGCGGCGCAGAGCTGGAGAATGCGCGCATTGTCCACGCAGGAGCCGTAGTGCAGCACCGGCGGGATGCCCAGCGACCCGCAGATCTTGCGCAGGCCGGGACCGGCCTGATCGATGGCGCTGGGCAGGAGCAGCCCGGCCTTGCCCGCCGCCGTGGTCACGCAGCCGGTCACCAGGACCAGGATGTCCTTTTTGATCAGCTCTTTGGCCAGGCCCACGTTCATGGAGTCCTGCTTGAACTTGGGGTTGTTGCAGCCCACGATGCCCACCGCGCCCCGGATGTCGCCGCTGGCAATGGCCTGGATCAGCGGGTCGAGCGAGCCGCCCAGGGCCTTGATGACCGCCTCGTTGGAGAATCCGGTCATGATGTCCACGGGTTCGCCTGGGATGTCCACCCGGCCCGGATCGCGCTCAACGAATCCCTGCACGGCCAGCCCGACGATCTTCCGTGCCTGTTCCATGGCGTTGTGCGGGTGGATGTCGAAGTGAATGGCCCCGGTGAAGCGCGCCTTGGCTGCGGTGTCGATGAACTTGGTGTGGTAGCAGCCCGAGATCTGGACCAGGCTCGGCATGATGCACTGGTAGTCCACCACCACGGCCTCTACCGCGCCGGTGATGATGGCCAGCTCGGTCATCAGGTGGTTGCCTGCCATGGGGATGCCCTGGCGCATGAGCAGCTCGTTGCCCGTGCAGCACAGTCCGGCCACGTTGATGCCCGTGGCCCCGAGCTTTTTGGCCTGCTCGATCAGCTCCGGCTCGCGGGCCGCGGCCAGGATCATCTCCGAGACCACAGGGTTGTGGCCGTGGACCAGGATGTTGACCTGATCCTTCTTGATCACCGCGAGGTTGGCCGTGGACATCTTGGGCGTGGGAGTGCCGAAGATCACGTCCGACAGCTCGGTGCCGATCATGGACCCGCCCCAGCCGTCGGCCAGGGCAGTGCGCGCCGCATGGATCATGGTGTTGGGGGCGTCGTTGTCGCAGCCCATGTGGGTGCGGTGCATCATCTCCGCGATCTCGCGGTCCACGCCGCGCGGGGTCATGCCCAGCTTGGCCCAGATGGCCTTGCGCTTTTCGGGCACGCGGCACAGGAAGCTGATGGATTTGCGGCGGCTGCCGAAGTCGGCATAGAAGGCGTCCATGACATCGCGGGCCACCTCCATGACTGTCCGGCCCTCGGTGGCCACGCCGATCTCGGCGGCAATGGCCCTGAGCTTGGGCTCGTCGGTGATGCGGTAGTCCTTGGTCTCGCCCTCGACGATGGCCTCAAGCACTTCGATCAGGTCGCGGCCATGGTCCGAGTGGCCCGCCGCGCCGCCTGTCACGAAGCGGCCAAAGTTGCGCGCCACCACCACGTCCGCGTCTGCGCCGCATACGCCTCGCGGGGCCTTTGCACTGATGCGGCAAGGCCCCATGGTACAGTTGCGGCAGGTGGTGCCCAGTTCGCAGAATTTGCAGTGGGGCGTCTGCTGGTCCAGCCGCTCGTGCACGGTCTCGATGCCTTCCTTCCTGGCCTTCCTGATCATGGCCCTGGCATCTTCCCAGATGGAGAGTTCTTCGACGGGTCTTGGTTCCTTTGCCATTTCTACCTCCGAATTCCTGGAGCCGCACGAATCGCGCGGTCTGTTGATGATCGCAACCCAATTGAATCTTCAGGATAGGCGTCGGCGCGGCCTGTGTCTGTCGGATAGCCGACAAAAGAGGTCGGAAAAGCGAAAAAGGGGCGGATCAGCCTGCGGCGGCCCGTTTCAGGGCGTCGAGGCTGGGGATGTGGAAGCGTCCGCGTCCGCGTTTTTCCATGAATCCGGCCCGGACCATGTCGTTGAGCAGGGTGGAGACGGTCTGCCGGGTGGCCCCCAGGAGCTGGGCCAGCTGCTCCGTGGTCAGACCCAGGGAGATGGTCAGCCCGTCGCCCTCGGGCACGCCGTTGTCCTGGGCCTCGATGAGGATGTAGTCCATGAGCCGGTCGTAGATGTCCTTGAAGGCGAGGCCGCCGATGATGGAAAAAGTGTTCTGGAGGATGTTGCCCAGCACCCGGACCATGGTCCGGGTGAAGACCGGCATCTCGGTCATGCACCGTTTTACGGACTGCACGTCGGCCAGCAGCAGTCGGGTGTCGTCGAATGCCTGCACATAGCACCCGGCGTGGGTGGCGTAGAGGTCGCCCGGCCCGAGGATGCCCAGGGTGAACTCCTTGTCCTCGTAGGCCAGGTAGACGCGCACCCGCCCCTCGGCGATGATGAAGACGAGGTTGTCCGTCTCGTCGGCGTCGAAGATGATGGCGCCCTTGGACCATGCCCGCTCTCGGAAGACATTCCGCAGCTCGCCAAGTTCGTCCCGCCCCAGCTCGTCGAGCAGGTTGACTCCCGTGAATTTCATGCATGCCCTCCCGGATGTGGGTCACTGCCGCAATCATAGCACGGCGCGGGCCTGCGCGTCCAATGGACCTGGCTGTCCTGCCTTCTTCTTTTGTATTGAACTGGGGCGGGTCCTGGGCAAGGGTGGAGGCATGACTGTTTCCGACATGAAATCCCTGCCCGCCATCCGGGGAGCCGGGCGGACCTGATGGACGAGTACGCCCGCATCGCTCCCCTGTACGACACGGTGGTCGGTCCGTTTCTGCGCCCGGTGCATGCGGCCCTGGTCGAGGCCCTGCGCGCAGTGGCCGGGGACGGCCCGGTGGTCGATCTGTGCTGCGGCACCGGGGTGGTGGCCGGTATGGTGGCCCGGACCGGTCGTGAGGCCATAGGCGTGGACCTTTCCCCGGCCATGCTCGACCGGGCGCGCGCCCGTCATGGCGGCGCGAGGTTCCTGCTCGGCGACGCCACGGCCACCGGGCTGGCTGGCGGCGCGTTTGCCGGGTGCGTGATCAGCTTTGCCCTGCACGAAAAGCCGCCGGAAACAGGGCTGGCCATGCTGGCCGAGGCGCGCCGGCTGGTCGTGCCGGGCGGGGCCATCCTGGTGGCCGACTATCGGGTGGTTCGGGGTGCATGGCTGACCGGGCTGGCCATAACCCTGGTCGAGCGGTTGGCCGGACGGGCGCACCACGACTGTTTCAGCCGCTATATGGCGGGCGGAGGCAGCGGTCCGTTTCTGCGCCGGGCCGGGCTGGCTGCCGGGCCTGCGCCGGGCGCGCTGCGCACCCGGTTCATGGGCGGCTGGGTCGGGCTGTATCAGGCCGTGGTCTGACCGGCCCGGTCGCGCTTCTTCTTGATTCTGAGGTTGAGGAATTCGACGAAGAGCGAGAAGGCCATGGCAAAGTAGATGTAGCCCCGGTCGATGTGTTTGTGCATGCCCTCGGCCATGAGAAAGATGCCCACCAGGAGCAGGAAGGAGAAGGCGAGCATCTGGACCGTGGGATGTTTGGAGACGAACGCGCTGACCGGTCCGGCGAAGAAGAGCATGACCGCCACCGCGATGACGATGGCCGCGACCATGACCGTCAGGTGCTTGGCCATGCCCACGGCGGTGATGACCGAATCGAGCGAAAAAACCATGTCGAGCAGGGCGATCTGGATGATGGCGCTGGCATAGGAGTAGCGGGTGCGGACCATGCCTCCCAGCCCGTTTGATTCCTCCAGCTTGTCGTGGATCTCGTGGGTGGCCTTGGCCAGCAGGAACAGCCCTCCGGCCAGCAGGACGATGTCGCGACCCGAGACCGCATGGTCGAAGACCGAGAACAGGGGCGCGGTCAGCCCCATGATGGCGCTGATGACCAGCAGCAGGGCCAGGCGCGTGACCATGGCCAGCCCGATGCCCAGCCGCCGGGCGTTGGCGCGCACCGCTTCGGGCAGTTTGTTGGTGATGACCACCACAAAGACGATGTTGTCGATGCCGAGCACGATCTCAAGCCCGGCCAGGGTGACCAGGGCCACCATGTTTTCAAGGGTCCACAATCCTTCGAGCATGCCTGCCTCCGCGTTTGATCCGTCATCGCGAACCATGCGCCCGGTGCCTGCGAAAATCAACGGGCGTTCCGCCTGGGGTCTTATAATTTCACGGGAAATCTTGACGCGACCGCGCTGGTGGTGCAAAGGTCCGGCCCATTGGCCGGGCGCATCTGTTGCCCAGGTCGCCGGAGGGAACCCATGGCGGAATTTCATGTCTTCGCGGATGTCGAGGCCCAGAGCCGGGCGGCGGCGTCGCTCATCGTCGGTCTTTCCCACAGGGCGCTCGAGGCGCGGGGCCGGTTCACCCTGGCCCTGTCCGGGGGCAGCGGCCCGGTGCGGCTCATGGAGCTGCTGGCCGGGGAGCCTTGCCGGGGGTCGATTCCCTGGGACCGGACCCTGATATTCTGGGGCGACGACCGGGCCGTGGGGCCGGAACACGAGCTGAGCAATTTCCGGCTGGCGCGCGAACGGCTCCTCTCCCGCGTGCCCGTGCCAGAGGCCAATCTCGTGCGTATCCGGGGCGAGCTGGGCGCGGTGGACGCGGCCCTGGAGCTGCGGCTTGATCTGGCCGAATGTTTTGGCGAGAGTGCCCCGCCCCGGTTCGATCTCGTCCTGCTGGGCATGGGGCTCGACGGCCACACCGCCTCGCTCTTTCCGGGCCGGCCCGAGCTGGACTCCGCCGCCTGGGCCGAGCCTGTACCCGCCCCGGACATGGAGCCGCGCGTGGAGCGCGTGACCATGACCCTGCCGGTGCTGGGCGCGGCCCGCACGGCCCTCTTTCTGGTGGCCGGGCAGGACAAGCGCGCCCTGGTCGATCAAATCAGGCACGATCCAACAGCTCCGGCCCGCTACCCGGCGGCCCGCGTGGCCGCGGAGCAGACCCTCTGGTATCTCGACGAGGCCGCCGCCGGCCCCGGTCGGTCAGACTAGACCTGCACCGGGGCGGGCGGGGCTAGGCGCATTATTTCAAGGGAACATAGACCTCGGTGCGCAGCTCTTCGGGCGCGGTCTTGTCCGGGGTGTTGAGGTATATCTCGATGCTTGCCCCGGCATCGGCCTCGCATCCGTTCTGCGGGGCCCATTGGCCGCACAGCTGGGCATAGGTCTTGTGGAGGTCCGAGTACGGCCCCTTGTGAAGGGTCTTGGCGTACCGCCCGCCAGCAATGGTTTTCATCCCGATGGGAGCCTGCACCTCTGTCTGTCCGGCGACCGTGATGCACGCGTCATAGCGGATCTTGTCCTCGGGCGTGACATCGGGGTCGTCGTGGCAGAGGGCCAGTATCCGCGCATCGGCATTGACGAGCCCCCTGGGGCCGGCCCAGCCGCAGAGGGTGGACCAGGCATGGTTGCAATCCTTGTAGGGGCCGGTGTGGCGGACGAAAACGACGTTCATTTCCTCAAGATTCACGACTGATGCTTCCATGACAATCTCCTTCCAGTAGTTGCAGTGTTTGTGATCAAGGGTCCCATGGTGCGCCTGACGAAACCGCTGGGGAGAAAGGCCGAACATGGCGTTGAACGCGCGGGTGAAGGACTCGTGGGTCTCGAACCCGGCCTGGAACGCGATGTCCGTCACCGGAGCCTCGCCGAGCTTCAGCGTGATGGCCGCCCGCTCCAGGCGAAGCCGCCTGATGTGGGATTTCACCGATTCGCCGATCATGCCGCTGAAGATGCGGTGAAAATGATACGGCGAGAAACAGGCGATGTCGGCCAGGTCAAGCAGTTGCATCGGGTCGTCGAGATGGGCCTGGATGTGTTCGAGCACCCGGTCCATCCGCTCCGCATGATCCTTCTTGGTTTCCTCTTTTGTCGTGCGCATGGGTCTCCTTGTGTCATGGCGTGGTCGCTGCCGCTTGACCGTTTTTGCGCATTCGCAGGCCCGGTCGAAGCGTGTCGGGATCGTGCCCTGCATTGCGCAAAAAATCACCCCGCTTCTCACTGACAAGGCCCCTGGATCAAGGGCTGGGAGGACGGGCCGTGGGAACGCGTGCCTTGACACCGGGCACGACGTTCACCACTGTATCTGCGCGACGACTTAAATGAAATAAAGCGGTTCGCGGTGGAGGCGGATATGATCGTGCCGATTCCCTGGGGTGTCCCGGCCTGTGCGCGGGCGCGGCTGACAGGACTGCGCCGCGGCACCAGGTGCGGGGGAGGCTGCATTGCCTGAACGCGCCAGGGACGACGCGCAGTTGATGCAGGCGGTCGCCCAGGGCGACCTGCACGCCTTTGGCGAGATCGTCCGGCGCCATCAGGCCTGGGCCTGGCGGGTGGCCCACCGCTTTCTGGGCGACGAGGCCGAGGCTGCGGACATCGTGCAGAGCGCCTTCCTGCGCCTGCTGGACGCGGCGGGCCGCTATCGCCACGAGGCGCGCTTTACGGGCTATCTGTCGCGCATCGTCACCCGCCTGTGCCTGGACCGGGTGAAGAAGAAAGAGCCGCTGTTCACGGACACGGTCCCAGATATCGCTGATCCAGCCCCGGACGGGCGCGAAGCCCTGATACAGCGGGAAACCGCCCTGGCCGTGCGCACCGCCCTCGACATCCTGGCCCCGAACCAGCGCATGGCCGTGGTCCTTCGCTACTACGAAGACCTGGCCTACGACGAAATCGCCATGGCCCTGGACACCACGCCCAAGGGCGTGGAACGGCTGTTGGCCAGGGCGCGTGAACGTTTGAAAACCCTGCTTTGCGACCAGCGCGATTTTTTTGCCCCCTGACCGGGGGTTTTTCTTTTTTCAGTCGTTTACCCACAAGGATCGTGCATCATGACAGGCTGTAACAAACACCGCGCCCGGCTCGGGGCCTACCTGGACGGCGAACTTGCCGACCAGGACCAGCGGGAGTGCGAACGTCATCTGGCCGGGTGTCCGGCCTGCCGGGCCGTCCTCGACGAGCTCAAGGGACTGGCTCCGGTCCTGCGCGCCCTTGGGGCAGCGCCCGTGCCCCACGGTCTGACCGCGCGCATACTGGCCGGGGCCGCCGACCGGCAACGGTCCTTCCTGCCCGCCGTTGTCCGGGCCTGGATCTATGAGATTCGCGCCGTCTCCTGGCTCGACGGCAGCCTGACCGCAGCCACCCTGTGCGCGGTCATCGTCATCGGCGGGTTCATGGGCTGGACCAGCCATGCGCCGGGCGAATCGGCCACGCAGACTGCCCATGAAGCCCGCCCGGAACTCTTTGACACGTTTGGCGCGCTGCCGGGCGCGTCCATCGAAGCCGCGACACTCGACCTGTTGACCGGCGACCTGTTGACCGGCGACCAGTCGGTCCGCGACCTGTGAGGAAATGATGTCCACACTCATGCGAAGATCCCTGCTTGTCCTCTCCCTGTGCCTGAACATCGCCTTTGTCGCCTTCTGGGCGGTCCGGGCCATGCCGGACATGTTCGACCCGCCACCCGTGCTGCGCGGCACCGGCCACGGTCTGGTGGCCGTGGCCTTGTTCGACGAGCTGGACGCCACGCCTGAACAGCGGGAACAGCTCGCCGCCTTTGCCGCCCGATTCAGCGAGGAGGCGGGGGCGACGCGCCGGGTCGTGCGCATGGAGCGGGAGCGCCTGCTCGACCTGCTGGCCGCCGAGAATCTGGACAAGGCGGCCATCCAGGCCGCGCAGCAGCGGATACTCGACGGACAGGCCCGGATGAAGGACGCGGTGGTGGACTTGCTCATCGAGGCGCGGGCCATGCTCTCCAGGGAGCAGTACCAGATCCTGATCGCCAGCATCCGCGCCCGCAGCGAACGCCCTGGGGCCGGGATGCCGGGAAGAGGGGGCTTGGGTTCCGGCATGGAACGGGAGTAGCCGTCCGCCGATTTGTTTCCCCTGACAACGAGAATGGGGTATGATGCCCTGGAAATCCGTTGTCCTATTATGACCGCCCAACACGCAACCAGAGGAGCCGACCATGGCGCTCATCGAACTTGACCACATTTCAAAAACATACGTTACCGGCGAAGTGGAGTCCGTGGCTCTGCGCGAGGTCACGGTCTCCATCGAGGCCGGGACGCTGGTGACCTTTGTGGGGCCGTCGGGCAGCGGCAAGACCACGCTGCTCAACATCCTCGGCTGCATGGACAAGCCCACTGCGGGCGAGGCGCGCATCGACGGGACCCTGCTCGGCTCTCTGGGCAGGCGGCAGGCCGCTGCCTTTCGCGGCGAACACCTGGGGTTCATCTTTCAGTCGTTCAACCTCATCCCGGTGCTGACGGTCTATGAAAACGTCGAATATCCCCTGCTGGTCATCCGCAAGACCCCGGCCCCGGAGCGGCGCGAGCGGGTGCTGCGCGTGCTGGAGGCCGTGGGCATGCTTGACCACAAGGACAAGCGGCCCGACCAGATATCGGGCGGGCAGAAACAGCGGGTGGCCGTGGCCAGGGCGCTGGTGACCAATCCGGCGGTGGTGCTGGCCGACGAGCCCACGGCCAACCTGGACCACGACACCGCGCACCGGATCATCACCCTGATGCGCGAGATGCGCGACGCCTTTGGCACCACCTTTGTCTTTTCCACCCACGACCCGCGCATCGTGGAACACGCCGACGTGGTTCACGGTATCGAGGACGGCAGGCTCACGGGCAATATTTCGGCAATGCAGGGAGGACACCACCATGGGTAGCATCCTCAAGATCGCGTTGCGCAACCTGACCCGCTACAAGCGCAGAACCGCCCTGACCTCGCTGCTCATCGTCCTGGGCGTGGCCCTGGTGGTGATCTTCTCCGGGCTGGCCGGGTCGTTCAAGTCCATGATGATCGGCATCATCACCGATTCGAGCCTGGGGCACATGCAGATCCACAAGCGCGGCTATGTCTCGTCCATCGACACCACGCCCCTGAACATGAATCTCAAGGCCAAAGGCTACCAGCAGATGGCCGACATTCTCGACCAGACCGAGGGCGTGGCGGCCTATGCGCCCCGACTCAAGTTCGGGGCGGTGCTCAGCAACTATCTGGAAAGCACCAACATCCGGCTCTCGGCCATTGATCCGGAGAAAGAGGTCGCCGTGTGCACGGCCCTGCCAGGGCGCATCGCCGAGGGCGCGGCGCCGGGAGAACCCCTGCTCGGACGCGGGCAGGTGGTCATTCCCCAGAAGGTGGCCACCAGCCTCAAGATGAAGCCGGGCGACTCGGTGGTGCTCGTGGCCACCAACAAGGACGGCTCGGTCAACGGCATGGAGTTTGAGGTGGCCGGAATCATCGAGGACATCATGGGGCCGGGCGGCAAGGACGCCTACATGCACATCGAGGACGCGCGCTCCCTGCTGCGCACCGAACCGGGCGAGGTGACCGAGATCGTCATCCGCGCCGAGTCCTTTGACAAGCTCGACGCCCTGGCGGCCCGGCTGACCCGGCAGATCGACGCAATCACCAACCAGCAGGGCAAGCCCGCCCTGGAGCTGCACACCTGGGCCAAGCTCTCGCCGTTCGCCAACATCGCCAGCATGATCGACCTGATGCTCATCACCGTGAAGATCGTCATGGTCGCCATCGTGCTCATCAGCGTGCTCAACGTCATGCTCATGTCGGTGTTCGAGCGGGTGCGCGAGATCGGGACCATCGCGGCCATGGGCACCCAGCCCTCCACCATCATGGGGATGTTCGTGGCCGAAGGCGTCCTGCTCGGCATCCTGGGCACCGCGCTTGGCCTCCTGGTCGGCGTGGCCGGGCTGTTCGTCTTCAAGGTCTCCGGGGTCACCTTCTCCTTCGCG from Pseudodesulfovibrio aespoeensis Aspo-2 includes the following:
- a CDS encoding ABC transporter ATP-binding protein, with the translated sequence MALIELDHISKTYVTGEVESVALREVTVSIEAGTLVTFVGPSGSGKTTLLNILGCMDKPTAGEARIDGTLLGSLGRRQAAAFRGEHLGFIFQSFNLIPVLTVYENVEYPLLVIRKTPAPERRERVLRVLEAVGMLDHKDKRPDQISGGQKQRVAVARALVTNPAVVLADEPTANLDHDTAHRIITLMREMRDAFGTTFVFSTHDPRIVEHADVVHGIEDGRLTGNISAMQGGHHHG
- a CDS encoding ABC transporter permease encodes the protein MGSILKIALRNLTRYKRRTALTSLLIVLGVALVVIFSGLAGSFKSMMIGIITDSSLGHMQIHKRGYVSSIDTTPLNMNLKAKGYQQMADILDQTEGVAAYAPRLKFGAVLSNYLESTNIRLSAIDPEKEVAVCTALPGRIAEGAAPGEPLLGRGQVVIPQKVATSLKMKPGDSVVLVATNKDGSVNGMEFEVAGIIEDIMGPGGKDAYMHIEDARSLLRTEPGEVTEIVIRAESFDKLDALAARLTRQIDAITNQQGKPALELHTWAKLSPFANIASMIDLMLITVKIVMVAIVLISVLNVMLMSVFERVREIGTIAAMGTQPSTIMGMFVAEGVLLGILGTALGLLVGVAGLFVFKVSGVTFSFARMDNLVLQPEINVPELALVVAIVLVASALAALQPAWKASRMEPVDALGHV